A window from Thermomonas aquatica encodes these proteins:
- a CDS encoding dTDP-4-dehydrorhamnose 3,5-epimerase family protein: MKLHPTPLAGMHEIELTPTGDARGRFTRLFCEREFADIRPGLHFTQVNFSETRGRGIVRGLHYQTPPAMEAKLIRCLRGRVFDVAVDLRAGSPTFLHWHAMELGGDNDRAVFIPEGFAHGFQTLSDEADLLYMHTAPWTPECEAGIRHDDPRLAIAWPLPATGLSTRDLGYAHIGDGFEGWRP; the protein is encoded by the coding sequence GTGAAGTTGCATCCCACGCCGCTGGCAGGCATGCATGAAATCGAGCTCACGCCCACGGGCGATGCGCGCGGCCGTTTCACGCGCCTGTTCTGCGAAAGGGAATTCGCCGACATCCGCCCCGGGCTGCACTTCACACAGGTCAACTTCTCGGAAACCCGTGGTCGCGGCATCGTCCGCGGACTGCATTACCAAACGCCTCCAGCGATGGAAGCCAAGCTCATCCGCTGCCTGCGTGGCCGTGTGTTCGACGTGGCGGTGGACTTGCGCGCCGGCTCGCCCACCTTCCTGCACTGGCATGCCATGGAATTGGGCGGGGACAATGACCGAGCCGTCTTCATTCCCGAGGGTTTCGCCCATGGGTTCCAGACACTGAGCGACGAGGCCGACCTCCTGTACATGCACACTGCACCCTGGACCCCGGAATGCGAGGCCGGCATCCGCCACGACGACCCGCGCCTGGCGATCGCCTGGCCACTGCCTGCGACCGGGTTGTCGACGCGCGACCTGGGCTATGCGCACATCGGCGATGGCTTCGAAGGGTGGCGCCCGTGA
- a CDS encoding class I SAM-dependent methyltransferase, with amino-acid sequence MKCRFCHSPLHDVFLDLGSAPPSNAFLRAEDLDAPEAWYPLKLHACGHCHLVQVDEVQRHDALFSGDYVYFSSYSRSWLEHAARYVEHAAERLRLGPQSQVVEIASNDGYLLQYVKARNIPCVGIEPTASTAAAARERGIETMEQFFGQRFAGEFVASRGKADLAIANNVLAHVPGINDFVAGLSIILAPQGTITIEFPHLMQLLAQRQFDTVYHEHFSYLSLHTVRRILAAHGLRIWDVEQLGTHGGSLRLWACHREASHPETPAVAALLEEERAAGMLDPSRYRGFQPLADAIKNDFLAFLLDCKREGKLVAGYGAAAKGNTLLNYAGVRPDLLGYVVDASPHKQGRYLPGSRIPVVAETRIRETRPDFVVILPWNLREEITSQLAYIGEWGGKFVTAVPQLEVS; translated from the coding sequence GTGAAGTGCCGCTTCTGCCACTCGCCGCTGCACGACGTGTTCCTGGACCTTGGCAGCGCACCGCCCTCCAACGCGTTCCTGCGGGCAGAAGACCTCGATGCGCCCGAGGCCTGGTACCCGCTCAAGCTCCACGCCTGCGGCCATTGCCACCTGGTGCAGGTGGACGAAGTACAACGGCACGATGCGCTGTTCTCCGGCGACTACGTGTACTTCTCTTCGTACTCGCGCAGCTGGCTCGAGCACGCCGCACGCTACGTCGAGCACGCCGCCGAACGACTGCGGCTGGGTCCGCAGAGCCAGGTCGTGGAGATCGCCTCCAACGACGGCTACCTGTTGCAGTACGTCAAGGCGCGGAACATTCCCTGTGTCGGCATCGAGCCCACCGCCAGCACGGCGGCGGCGGCACGCGAGCGCGGCATCGAGACCATGGAACAGTTCTTCGGCCAGCGCTTCGCGGGAGAGTTCGTGGCATCCCGCGGCAAGGCGGACCTGGCCATCGCCAACAACGTGCTGGCCCACGTGCCGGGGATCAACGATTTCGTCGCGGGCCTCTCGATCATCCTTGCCCCGCAAGGCACCATCACGATCGAGTTCCCCCACCTGATGCAACTGCTCGCGCAGCGCCAGTTCGACACCGTCTACCACGAGCACTTCTCGTATCTTTCGTTGCACACCGTGCGGCGGATCCTCGCCGCGCACGGCCTGCGCATCTGGGACGTCGAACAGCTCGGCACGCATGGCGGCTCGCTGCGCCTGTGGGCCTGCCACCGCGAGGCCAGCCATCCCGAGACCCCGGCCGTCGCCGCATTGCTCGAGGAGGAGCGGGCTGCCGGCATGCTGGACCCGTCCCGATACCGCGGCTTCCAGCCACTGGCCGATGCGATCAAGAACGACTTCCTCGCCTTCCTCTTGGACTGCAAGCGCGAGGGCAAGCTGGTGGCGGGGTACGGCGCCGCCGCCAAGGGCAACACCCTGCTCAACTACGCCGGCGTGCGGCCGGACCTGCTTGGCTATGTCGTCGATGCCTCGCCGCACAAGCAGGGCCGCTACCTGCCAGGCTCGCGCATCCCGGTGGTCGCCGAAACGCGGATCCGCGAAACCCGCCCCGACTTCGTGGTGATACTGCCCTGGAACCTGCGCGAGGAAATCACCTCGCAGTTGGCGTACATCGGCGAATGGGGCGGGAAATTCGTCACCGCGGTCCCGCAACTGGAAGTGTCATGA
- a CDS encoding DegT/DnrJ/EryC1/StrS family aminotransferase, whose amino-acid sequence MNAHAPSDRIYYTKPSISALEIGYANDAVANGWGERCYEYIERFERLFKQHLGVRHAIATSSATGALHMGMAGLGIGPGDEVILADINWIASVVPIVHLGAKPVLVDVLPDSWCIDPAAVEAAITSRTKAILAVHLYGNLCDIDALAAIADRHGLHLIEDAAEAIGSAWHGRRAGSMGAFGAFSFHGTKTITTGEGGLFVTDDDALYERVLTLSNHGRARGETRQFWPERIGFKYKMSNVQAAIGCGQLERIDELIAGKRRVFEGYRTELEGLPLRMNPEPAGTVNGYWMPTIVADAPFDREALIARFKADNIDGRVFFWPLSSLPMFDHQPQHHVSHALARCSLNLPSYHDLTCAQIARVAGHVIKHLGRSPR is encoded by the coding sequence ATGAACGCCCACGCCCCGAGCGACCGCATCTATTACACCAAGCCCTCGATCTCGGCGCTGGAGATCGGCTACGCCAACGATGCCGTCGCCAATGGCTGGGGCGAGCGCTGCTACGAATACATCGAACGCTTCGAACGGCTGTTCAAGCAACACCTCGGCGTGCGCCACGCCATCGCCACTTCCAGCGCCACCGGCGCCCTCCACATGGGCATGGCGGGACTCGGCATCGGGCCCGGCGACGAAGTGATCCTCGCCGACATCAACTGGATCGCCTCCGTGGTGCCCATCGTGCACCTCGGCGCAAAACCGGTGTTGGTCGACGTGCTGCCGGACAGCTGGTGCATCGATCCGGCCGCCGTGGAAGCCGCGATCACGTCGCGGACCAAGGCGATCCTCGCCGTCCACCTCTACGGCAACCTCTGCGACATCGACGCGCTCGCGGCGATCGCGGACAGGCACGGGTTGCACCTCATCGAGGACGCCGCCGAGGCGATCGGCTCGGCCTGGCATGGTCGACGGGCCGGTTCGATGGGCGCATTCGGCGCATTCTCGTTCCACGGCACCAAGACCATCACCACCGGCGAAGGAGGCCTTTTCGTCACCGACGACGATGCGCTGTACGAACGCGTGCTCACGCTGTCGAACCACGGCCGCGCACGCGGCGAAACGCGGCAATTCTGGCCGGAACGCATCGGCTTCAAGTACAAGATGTCGAACGTGCAGGCAGCGATCGGCTGCGGGCAGCTGGAGCGGATCGATGAACTGATCGCGGGGAAGCGGCGCGTGTTCGAAGGCTATCGCACCGAGCTTGAAGGGCTGCCACTGCGCATGAACCCGGAACCCGCGGGCACGGTCAACGGTTACTGGATGCCGACCATCGTCGCAGACGCACCCTTCGACCGGGAAGCGCTGATTGCCCGGTTCAAGGCGGACAACATCGACGGGCGGGTGTTCTTCTGGCCTCTTTCGTCCCTGCCGATGTTTGATCATCAGCCGCAACACCACGTCAGTCACGCACTTGCTCGGTGTTCGCTGAACCTACCCAGCTACCATGACCTCACGTGCGCACAGATCGCGCGCGTCGCCGGACATGTGATCAAGCACCTCGGCCGGAGCCCGCGATGA
- a CDS encoding phytanoyl-CoA dioxygenase family protein has product MNSTPLSAVQLDAFRRDGLLVVPGFYDARTQLLPIQRAIHHVIGQVMLRHGIRDERAPFDAGNFDDGYAALIAIDRSWGSEVYDAVKQIPAFIRLLADLRHERVFAQLRPGSAPAIAAGGYGIRIDNPAEDRFRAEWHQEYPAQLRSLDGLVFWSPLRAVTEELGPVRFCPGSHSNGPIPVLTQPEPGSERSGAYALRLQDEEQVIGRYAEVAPLTVPGDLVLIDFLTLHASGYNRSMRPRWSMQFRYFNFNEPTGRAHGWKGSFAAGVDFRQIHPELCAD; this is encoded by the coding sequence ATGAATTCGACGCCACTGTCCGCCGTCCAGCTAGACGCGTTCCGGCGCGACGGCCTGCTGGTGGTACCCGGCTTCTACGATGCGCGCACCCAATTGCTGCCCATCCAACGCGCGATCCACCACGTGATCGGCCAGGTGATGCTGCGCCACGGAATTCGCGACGAACGCGCGCCGTTCGATGCGGGAAATTTCGACGACGGCTACGCCGCGCTCATCGCCATCGATCGTTCATGGGGTAGCGAGGTTTACGACGCAGTAAAGCAGATCCCGGCGTTCATCCGCCTGCTCGCCGACTTGCGCCATGAGCGGGTGTTCGCGCAATTGCGGCCCGGCTCGGCGCCCGCCATCGCCGCTGGCGGCTACGGCATCCGCATCGACAATCCCGCGGAAGACCGTTTCCGCGCCGAGTGGCACCAGGAATATCCAGCGCAACTGCGCAGTCTCGACGGACTGGTCTTCTGGAGCCCGCTGCGAGCGGTAACGGAAGAACTCGGCCCGGTGCGTTTTTGCCCCGGCTCCCACTCCAACGGACCGATCCCGGTACTAACCCAACCGGAACCAGGCAGCGAACGCAGCGGTGCATATGCACTCAGACTACAAGACGAGGAACAGGTGATTGGACGCTATGCCGAGGTCGCACCACTCACCGTCCCTGGCGACTTGGTACTAATCGACTTCCTCACGCTGCATGCGTCCGGCTACAACCGGAGCATGCGCCCGCGCTGGTCCATGCAGTTTCGGTACTTCAATTTCAACGAGCCGACCGGCCGCGCGCACGGCTGGAAAGGCTCGTTCGCCGCTGGCGTCGATTTCCGCCAGATCCACCCCGAACTTTGCGCCGACTGA